A region of Oncorhynchus masou masou isolate Uvic2021 chromosome 29, UVic_Omas_1.1, whole genome shotgun sequence DNA encodes the following proteins:
- the LOC135519683 gene encoding kalirin-like isoform X4 codes for MKSGRHCRSCCGWILAKCCCCCYKVTENYSVSGPEGAKTESVANLQSQASLSSIHSSSPGPKRSGNTLKKWLTSPVRRLSHGSSVKKFPSKHKKRDGRKSIDLGPPESSLHDGSVVERCRKERTLSKSSSGMQSGGEEEPEDDSHTPLPPPMEIIKDPSSQEEKSSALLAARQGSADVPSAAELVSAIEKLVQTKMNLEPGAYPSFTTLTPPEQTSPALPRNPEMDQKAKALRGRMFVLNELVQTEKDYVKDLGIVVEGFMKTIEDKGVPEDMKGKDKIVFGNIHQIYDWHKDFFVGELEKCLEDNEHLPELFIKHERRLHMYVVYCQNKPKSEFIVAEYDTFFEGVQQEVSSRLGISDFLIKPIQRITKYQLLLKDFLKYSSKAGLDCQEMEKAVGLMSQVPKLCNDMMNLGRLQGYEGKLTSQGKLLQQETFFVTEQDTGVLSRSKERRVFLFEQIVIFSELLRKGSSTPGYQFKKSIKVSYLGLEEHVDNDPCKFVLSCRGSAERFTLQAANLDIKQVWVQHVSQVLDAQSNFLSALQSPIEYHKEKGCSQSLTRNPSGSRPPSSNSRPLSSSSVGAEKPPLAGPGRTPTPLKLSTSNGSSCFDPMKHSERYDSTRQHDGIGCNGMSSTMMVTQNYSALKENEICVIQGEMVQIMATNQQNMYLVYRPANSQSPAAEGWVPGHILGPLTKMLKDSTADASIKKSLSWNTLRSRKRAEKGSSGKGDAKVENGLRKPKEILSTKVTVKESNSSEESDCDDELPKTSMEIMNPNFIQEVAPEFLVSLADVTCAFGETVVLCCKVCGRPKPNITLKGPDQSPLVNNSRFTINIRDTGDILLKICNLMPQDTGIYTCVAVNDHGTASSSASIKVQGIPAAPARPVAQEASSNAVIVHWLPPASSANCAVSSYTVEYRQEDSLVWQQSVVSTVDVCVKIEDLIPGGHYQFRVSASNPWGISPPSEPSNMVTLPSGTSTYDGTGIQWKGNFESSFTEICEIGRGRFSVVRKCLNKASKKEVAVKYVTKKMQKKEQVAHEADILRHVQHPQLVALTDTYESPTSLMLVFELLEGGRLLDYLVAHDELMEEKVAFFVKDTLEALQHLHTCRVVHLDLKPENLLVDLHVPVPCIKLIDFGDAVQVSGHRYVHLLLGNPEFAAPELIQGTPVSLSTDVWSAGVLAYVMLSGVSPFLDESLEETCVNICKLDFCFPEDYFQGVSQAARDFIKSTLQQDPRKRPSATTCLQHPWVGAHSGDYSKNPLDTGRLASFIDRRRQLHDVRPVTNIKGLVTSSMGHTL; via the exons AGGTGCAGGAAGGAGCGCACCCTGTCCAAGTCCTCCTCTGGAATgcagagcggaggagaggaggagcccgAGGACGACTCGCACACCCCCCTGCCGCCCCCCATggagatcatcaaggaccccTCATCCCAGGAGGAGAAG tcctctgcattgcttgctgcgcGTCAGGGCTCTGCCGATGTCCCCAGCGCTGCGGAGCTGGTCAGTGCAATAGAAAAGTTGGTCCAAACTAAGATG AATCTGGAGCCAGGTGCCTACCCCAGCTTCACCACTTTGACCCCTCCGGAACAGACCAGCCCAGCCCTGCCCAGGAACCCTGAAATGGATCAGAAGGCCAAAGCTCTGCGCGGACGCAT GTTTGTCCTCAATGAGCTGGTGCAGACTGAGAAGGACTATGTCAAGGACTTGGGGATTGTAGTGGAG GGGTTCATGAAGACGATCGAGGATAAGGGAGTCCCTGAAGATATGAAAGGAAAAGACAAAATTGTTTTCGGGAATATTCACCAGATCTACGACTGGCACAAAGA TTTTTTTGTCGGTGAGCTGGAGAAATGTCTTGAAGACAACGAGCACCTTCCTGAGCTTTTCATTAAACAT GAGAGGCGACTACACATGTATGTGGTTTACTGCCAGAACAAGCCCAAGTCTGAATTCATTGTCGCCGAGTACGACACGTTCTTCGAG GGCGTACAGCAAGAGGTCAGCTCAAGACTTGGCATAAGTGACTTCCTCATAAAGCCAATTCAGAGAATTACCAAGTATCAGCTGCTTCTAAAG gaCTTCTTAAAGTATAGTTCCAAAGCAGGACTAGATTGCCAAGAGATGGAG AAGGCAGTTGGTTTAATGTCCCAGGTCCCCAAGCTCTGCAATGACATGATGAATCTTGGCAGGCTACAAGGCTATGAG GGTAAGCTGACCAGCCAGGGTAAACTGCTGCAGCAGGAGACGTTCTTTGTAACGGAACAGGACACGGGCGTGTTGTCACGCAGCAAGGAGCGCAGGGTTTTCCTCTTTGAGCAGATCGTCATCTTCAGCGAGCTCCTCCGCAAGGGCTCGTCCACCCCAGGCTACCAGTTCAAGAAGAGCATCAAG GTGAGCTACCTGGGCTTGGAGGAGCATGTGGACAACGACCCTTGTAAGTTTGTGCTGTCGTGTCGAGGCTCGGCCGAGCGATTCACCCTGCAGGCGGCCAACCTGGACATCAAGCAGGTGTGGGTCCAACATGTCAGCCAGGTCCTGGATGCCCAGAGCAACTTCCTGTCTG CCCTGCAGTCTCCCATTGAGTACCACAAGGAGAAGGGTTGTTCCCAATCCCTCACCAGAAACCCGTCGGGCAGTCGACCCCCCAGTTCCAACAGCaggcccctctcctcctcctctgtggggGCAGAGAAGCCCCCCCTGGCAGGACCGGGAAGGACCCCAACTCCTCTCAAACTATCTACCTCCAACGGCAGCTCCTGCTTTGACCCCATGAAACACAGCGAACGCTATGACTCCACGAGG CAGCATGACGGCATTGGATGTAACGGCATGTCCTCCACCATGATGGTGACCCAGAACTACAGTGCACTGAAGGAGAATGAGATCTGTGTGATCCAGGGCGAGATGGTGCAGATCATGGCCACCAACCAGCAGAACATGTACCTAGTGTACCGGCCCGCCAACAGCCAGTCCCCTGCGGCCGAGGGCTGGGTCCCAGGCCACATCCTGGGCCCCCTCACTAAAATGCTCAAAGACAGTACTGCTGACGCAAGCATCAA GAAATCTCTTTCATGGAATACCCTGCGCTCGAGAAAGCGAGCGGAGAAGGGTAGCAGTGGCAAGGGGGATGCAAAGGTTGAGAATGGACTCCGTAAGCCCAAGGAGATTCTCAGCACCAAGGTCACTGTCAAA GAGTCAAACAGCTCAGAGGAGTCAGATTGCGATGATGAACTCCCCAAAACTAGCATGGAG ATAATGAATCCCAATTTTATACAAGAAG TGGCTCCAGAGTTCCTGGTCTCACTAGCGGATGTGACATGTGCATTCGGGGAGACGGTGGTCCTGTGCTGCAAAGTGTGTGGACGTCCCAAACCCAACATCACTCTGAAAGGACCCGATCAGAGCCCGCTTGTCAACAACAGCAGGTTCACCATAAACATTAG GGATACGGGCGACATTCTGCTCAAGATCTGTAACCTGATGCCCCAGGACACCGGCATCTACACCTGTGTGGCCGTCAACGACCATGGCAccgcctcctcctccgcctccatCAAAGTACAAG GTATTCCAGCAGCACCTGCGAGGCCAGTGGCCCAGGAGGCCAGTAGCAATGCAGTGATCGTCCACTGGCTCCCCCCAGCCAGCTCAGCTAACTGTGCTGTGTCTAGCTACACAGTGGAGTACAGGCAGGAAG ACTCCCTGGTTTGGCAGCAGTCGGTGGTCTccacagtagatgtgtgtgtgaaaATTGAAGATCTCATTCCTGGGGGGCACTACCAGTTCCGGGTCAGTGCCAGTAACCCCTGGGGCATCAGTCCGCCAAGCGAGCCCTCAAACATGGTGACCCTGCCCAGTGGGA CTTCCACATATGATGGAACGGGCATTCAGTGGAAAGGCAACTTTGAATCGTCTTTCACAGAAATTTGTGAGATCGGACG ggGCCGATTCTCTGTAGTCAGAAAGTGTCTGAACAAGGCCAGTAAGAAGGAGGTGGCTGTGAAGTATGTCACTAAGAAGATGCAGAAGAAGGAGCAGGTAGCCCACGAGGCGGACATCTTACGCCACGTCCAGCATCCTCAGCTGGTGGCTCTGACTGACACCTACGAGTCCCCCACCTCCCTCATGCTGGTCTTCGAGCT GCTGGAGGGCGGGAGGCTGCTGGACTACCTGGTGGCCCATGATGAGCtgatggaggagaaggtggcctTCTTTGTGAAGGACACTTTAGAGGCATTGCAGCACCTCCACACCTGCAGAGTGGTACATCTAGACTTAAAG CCTGAGAACCTCCTGGTGGATCTCCACGTGCCTGTTCCCTGCATCAAGCTCATAGACTTTGGAGATGCGGTCCAGGTGTCTGGCCACCGTTATGTCCACCTGCTCCTGGGAAACCCAGAGTTTGCTGCTCCGGAGCTGATCCAGGGCACCCCGGTGTCGCTGAGCACGGACGTGTGGAGCGCTGGTGTCCTGGCCTACGTCATGCTGAGCGGCGTCTCGCCCTTCCTGGACGAGAGCCTAGAGGAAACGTGCGTCAACATCTGCAAGCTGGACTTCTGCTTCCCCGAGGACTACTTCCAGGGAGTGAGTCAGGCGGCCCGGGACTTCATCAAATCTACCCTGCagcaggaccccaggaagaggccCAGTGCCACCACCTGTCTCCAGCATCCCTGGGTGGGTGCCCACAGTGGAGACTACTCCAAGAACCCACTGGACACTGGTCGCCTGGCCTCCTTCATTGACAGACGGCGGCAGCTGCACGATGTGCGCCCCGTCACCAACATCAAGGGACTGGTGACCAGTAGCATGGGACACACCCTATAA